The following are encoded together in the Capsulimonas corticalis genome:
- a CDS encoding FIST signal transduction protein, translating into MRTRQHLWTEDEGWGEGAAGGLGDAAQLALVFGGMAAIEASGAFAWVRSAYPAAAIFGCTTSGEIHGCTVQDETVSVTAVHFEHTRLASFRASVSRPDLSFDAGQELARKIDTDELTHVFLLAEGLQVIGSDLLDGVNSILPDHVTVSGGFAGDGDRIVETYIWNDGEPHPCTVAAIAFYGERLQVSIAASGEWMGFGPERLVTKSKKNVVYELDGRSALALYKQYLGEDAAGLPSTGMMYPLGLRVPGTERRVLRSLLAVNEEDQSLTFGGNIPEQSLARLFNGNFEQMIEGADAAAQVIREAIPASGSQLAILVSCYGRRLILRQLIEEEVEAVAEVLGPETALTGFYSYGEAAPVTLGGKAQLHNQTVTITCFNEV; encoded by the coding sequence ATGAGAACGCGGCAGCATCTATGGACAGAGGATGAGGGGTGGGGAGAGGGGGCGGCGGGCGGACTTGGCGACGCCGCGCAGCTGGCGTTGGTTTTTGGGGGGATGGCTGCGATTGAGGCGAGCGGCGCGTTTGCATGGGTGCGAAGCGCGTATCCCGCCGCCGCGATTTTTGGATGCACGACCTCGGGCGAGATCCATGGATGCACCGTTCAGGACGAGACTGTTTCGGTGACGGCGGTCCATTTCGAGCACACGCGACTGGCGTCGTTTCGCGCGAGCGTCTCCCGGCCGGATCTGAGTTTTGACGCCGGACAGGAGCTGGCGCGGAAGATCGACACGGACGAGCTGACGCATGTCTTTCTGCTCGCCGAAGGGCTCCAGGTCATCGGCAGCGACTTGCTGGACGGGGTCAACTCGATTTTGCCGGACCATGTGACGGTTTCCGGCGGCTTCGCCGGAGACGGCGATCGTATTGTGGAAACGTACATCTGGAACGACGGCGAACCGCATCCCTGTACGGTGGCCGCGATTGCGTTTTATGGAGAACGGCTGCAAGTTTCAATCGCCGCCAGCGGCGAGTGGATGGGGTTCGGTCCCGAGCGGCTGGTGACGAAGTCGAAGAAGAATGTGGTGTATGAGCTGGACGGGCGCTCGGCGCTCGCCCTGTATAAGCAATATCTGGGCGAGGACGCCGCCGGACTGCCCTCCACCGGAATGATGTACCCGCTGGGCCTGCGCGTGCCGGGGACCGAGCGGCGGGTGCTGCGGTCTCTGCTCGCCGTCAATGAAGAAGACCAGAGCCTCACCTTTGGCGGCAATATTCCCGAGCAATCCCTGGCGCGTCTGTTCAACGGAAATTTCGAGCAGATGATCGAAGGCGCCGACGCGGCGGCGCAGGTCATCCGCGAGGCGATCCCGGCGTCGGGATCCCAGCTCGCGATCCTGGTGAGCTGCTATGGCCGCCGGCTAATTCTGCGGCAGCTGATCGAGGAAGAAGTGGAGGCCGTCGCCGAGGTCCTTGGCCCCGAGACCGCCCTGACGGGTTTCTATTCTTATGGCGAAGCGGCGCCCGTGACCTTAGGCGGCAAAGCGCAGCTTCACAACCAAACGGTGACGATTACCTGCTTCAACGAAGTGTAA
- a CDS encoding S26 family signal peptidase has product MTTETPATPPPPKKPASRRRERLLILLLVLLAIALRVNLRQGGVSGSSMEPTYHNGDTVLVWKSYPRDLLKPGDVIIFKDTNGDELIKRIAFVRPWRPAPPAGSYPNPNGGRLIPYNYLFTGDEHFFFDRVAAGKIPAPAADRVIYVLGDNLANSDDSRFIGPIAYKQILGKVVP; this is encoded by the coding sequence ATGACTACTGAAACGCCGGCGACGCCTCCGCCGCCAAAGAAGCCCGCCTCGCGCCGCCGCGAGAGACTCTTGATCCTGCTGCTCGTCCTGCTCGCCATCGCCCTGCGCGTCAACCTGCGCCAGGGCGGCGTATCCGGATCGTCGATGGAGCCGACCTACCACAACGGCGACACCGTGCTGGTCTGGAAGAGCTACCCGCGCGATCTGCTCAAGCCCGGCGACGTCATCATCTTCAAGGACACCAACGGCGACGAACTCATCAAGCGCATCGCCTTCGTGCGCCCCTGGCGTCCGGCCCCGCCCGCCGGCAGCTACCCCAACCCCAACGGCGGCAGGCTCATCCCATACAATTATCTCTTTACCGGCGACGAGCACTTCTTCTTCGATCGGGTCGCGGCGGGAAAAATCCCCGCCCCGGCGGCCGACCGGGTGATCTACGTGCTCGGCGACAACCTCGCCAACTCCGACGACAGCCGCTTCATCGGCCCCATCGCCTACAAGCAAATCCTGGGGAAAGTCGTTCCCTAG
- a CDS encoding tetratricopeptide repeat protein produces the protein MSYLKEYGFVKERQQMLDIEETDPHFEDGLAHYNAGRFEEAVCEWRALLDDDPQDADKHYTLGCGLDEAGHTDEAIQHYQEAIRLDPNHSQAHYALIQRQYSILYSSHDKAELRKLQDLCRHALTLQPLGPTFEAATLEILSFTEWRIGKRTAAIKTLRRAIEIDPSSIDGYRRLAMMQKATFDLVGSFRTVQAYMQHPDFDPSLCVPCAMCKRRLAGIALGAVGGVLLIWRLRRMR, from the coding sequence GTGTCATATCTCAAGGAATATGGATTTGTTAAGGAGAGACAACAGATGCTCGACATAGAAGAAACGGATCCGCATTTCGAAGACGGATTGGCTCACTACAATGCCGGGCGCTTCGAGGAAGCGGTTTGCGAATGGCGAGCGCTCTTGGACGATGATCCGCAGGACGCGGACAAGCATTACACTCTCGGCTGTGGTCTTGACGAGGCCGGCCATACTGATGAAGCCATTCAGCATTACCAGGAAGCAATCCGTCTGGACCCGAACCACTCTCAGGCCCATTACGCTCTCATCCAAAGACAATATTCCATTCTCTACTCCAGCCATGACAAAGCCGAACTACGCAAGCTGCAAGACCTTTGCCGCCATGCGCTGACGCTTCAACCACTCGGCCCCACTTTCGAAGCGGCGACGCTGGAAATTCTCAGCTTTACGGAGTGGCGCATAGGCAAACGTACGGCGGCGATAAAGACGCTGCGCCGAGCGATTGAAATCGATCCCAGCAGTATTGACGGGTATCGCAGGCTCGCAATGATGCAAAAGGCGACATTTGATCTTGTCGGCTCTTTTCGTACGGTCCAAGCTTATATGCAGCACCCGGATTTTGATCCCTCCCTGTGCGTTCCCTGCGCCATGTGCAAGCGGCGGCTTGCGGGGATCGCGCTGGGCGCCGTCGGCGGCGTTTTGCTGATCTGGCGTTTGCGCCGGATGCGTTAG
- a CDS encoding alpha/beta hydrolase family protein, whose amino-acid sequence MSPALPGRAQDSDSPKELEPGVQFYETTQTTSVDSETTLWVYLPANAGDNLPCVVIAPAGTPLIYGKDLSDEDRAEEMPYVREGFAVVAYSIDGPVVEQPSDDDVLAGLTAFRKAHAGVTDTFAAIDYIRKNLPQVSPDKIYVAGHSSAGTLALLAAETDPRIKACIAYAPVCDVPRRQAKATPLLRPLVPDIATFFSHSSPLTRVAKLRCPLFLFHADDDTNVTTADILPFVKAVRKTNTHVTFMRVHKGGHNDSMMTDGIPAAIDWLKKLP is encoded by the coding sequence ATGTCTCCGGCCCTACCGGGACGCGCTCAGGACAGCGACTCCCCGAAAGAGTTGGAGCCGGGCGTGCAGTTTTACGAGACAACGCAGACGACATCGGTGGATTCGGAGACGACTCTGTGGGTGTATCTGCCGGCGAACGCCGGCGACAACCTCCCGTGCGTGGTGATCGCGCCCGCCGGCACTCCACTGATCTACGGCAAGGATCTGAGCGACGAAGACCGGGCGGAGGAGATGCCGTATGTGCGCGAGGGATTTGCCGTGGTGGCGTACTCCATTGATGGCCCGGTCGTGGAGCAGCCCTCGGATGACGATGTTCTGGCGGGCCTGACCGCGTTCCGCAAGGCGCACGCCGGCGTCACCGACACCTTCGCGGCGATCGATTACATCCGCAAGAACCTGCCGCAAGTCAGCCCGGACAAGATCTATGTCGCCGGCCACAGCTCCGCCGGCACGCTCGCTCTGCTGGCGGCGGAGACCGACCCGCGCATCAAAGCCTGCATCGCCTACGCGCCAGTTTGCGATGTCCCAAGACGCCAGGCCAAGGCGACTCCCCTGCTCCGCCCGCTCGTTCCCGACATCGCCACATTCTTCAGCCACAGCTCCCCGCTCACCCGCGTCGCCAAACTGCGCTGCCCGCTCTTTCTCTTCCACGCCGACGACGACACCAATGTCACCACCGCCGACATTCTCCCCTTCGTCAAAGCCGTCCGCAAGACCAACACCCACGTCACCTTCATGCGAGTCCACAAAGGCGGCCACAACGACTCCATGATGACCGACGGCATCCCCGCCGCCATCGACTGGCTCAAGAAGCTGCCGTAG
- a CDS encoding sensor histidine kinase, with product MDPNHSLLRRQLKRHLRGADVPMDALTPLLEAVDAAYADFDAGRRRLERALELSSREIFQANCEMRGVLQSLPDMLLRVDAENQITRLNQTSADGVPALLRGGDDAGADEHAKIRRQFRDAARMVRETNQSVSFEYQDSASGSELLYEARLLPFVDEDTLAIVRDITQRRILEAQLAQAQKLESIGHLAAGIAHEINTPVQYLGDNTRFLRDSFQDLQGVLEAFNVLLEAAATSPVAPEVIQAARDAVEDADVEYLLGEIPTAITQSLEGVARVAQLVGAMKDFSHPGAVEKTAVDLNRGIDSTITVARNEWKYVADLTTDFDADLPLVHCLPSEVNQVILNMVVNAAHAIADAVGETGAKGLITVVTRRDGDWAEIRISDTGAGIPDHVKNKIFDPFFTTKSVGKGTGQGLAISHSVIVDKHGGTIGVETELGQGTTFLIRLPIHPIEEGFTADALRLAA from the coding sequence ATGGATCCCAACCATTCACTGCTGCGACGGCAGCTGAAGCGGCATCTGCGCGGCGCCGATGTCCCGATGGATGCGCTGACGCCTTTGCTGGAGGCGGTCGATGCGGCCTACGCCGACTTTGACGCCGGCCGCCGCCGGCTCGAACGCGCCCTAGAACTGAGCTCTCGGGAGATCTTCCAGGCGAATTGCGAGATGCGCGGCGTGCTGCAATCCCTCCCGGATATGCTGCTGCGGGTGGACGCGGAAAATCAAATCACGCGCCTTAACCAGACCTCCGCCGACGGCGTTCCCGCGCTGCTGCGCGGCGGGGACGACGCCGGGGCGGACGAGCACGCCAAAATCCGTCGTCAGTTTCGGGACGCCGCCCGGATGGTCCGGGAGACGAATCAGTCCGTCAGCTTCGAATATCAGGACTCCGCCAGCGGCTCGGAGCTTCTCTATGAGGCGCGCCTCCTCCCCTTTGTCGACGAAGACACCCTCGCGATTGTACGCGATATCACTCAGCGCCGTATCCTCGAAGCGCAGCTGGCCCAGGCGCAAAAGCTCGAGTCCATCGGGCATCTCGCCGCCGGCATCGCCCACGAAATCAACACTCCCGTGCAGTATCTGGGCGACAACACGCGCTTTCTGCGGGATTCGTTTCAGGATCTGCAAGGAGTGCTGGAAGCCTTTAACGTCTTGTTAGAGGCGGCCGCCACCAGTCCGGTCGCGCCGGAGGTTATTCAGGCGGCGCGGGACGCGGTCGAGGACGCCGATGTCGAGTATCTGCTCGGCGAAATCCCCACCGCGATCACGCAGTCTCTGGAGGGCGTCGCGCGCGTCGCCCAGCTGGTCGGCGCGATGAAAGATTTCTCCCATCCGGGCGCCGTGGAGAAGACGGCGGTCGATCTGAATCGGGGAATCGACAGTACGATCACCGTCGCGCGCAACGAGTGGAAGTATGTCGCGGATCTGACGACGGATTTTGACGCCGATCTGCCTCTGGTGCACTGCCTGCCCAGCGAAGTCAATCAGGTGATCCTGAATATGGTGGTGAACGCCGCGCACGCGATCGCGGACGCCGTGGGGGAGACCGGCGCGAAGGGGCTTATCACCGTGGTCACGCGCCGCGACGGCGACTGGGCGGAGATCCGTATCTCCGACACGGGGGCAGGCATCCCCGATCATGTCAAAAACAAAATCTTCGATCCCTTCTTCACCACAAAGAGCGTGGGCAAGGGGACCGGTCAGGGGCTTGCGATCTCGCACTCCGTCATTGTGGATAAGCATGGCGGAACGATCGGCGTGGAAACCGAACTCGGTCAGGGAACGACGTTCCTCATTCGGCTGCCGATCCATCCCATCGAAGAGGGATTCACGGCGGACGCCCTGCGCCTCGCCGCTTAA
- a CDS encoding tRNA-binding protein codes for MTPFDAFGVLDMRVGRIVKAEPNVKAVKPAYKLWIDFGALGVKTSSAQLAALYRSEDLEGRLIVAAVNLGDRRIAGFKSEVLVLGAPDDEGRVVLLALDRDVPIGGRIF; via the coding sequence ATGACGCCATTTGACGCCTTTGGCGTGCTGGACATGCGCGTGGGTCGCATTGTCAAAGCCGAGCCCAATGTGAAGGCGGTGAAGCCGGCGTATAAACTCTGGATCGACTTCGGAGCGCTGGGCGTCAAGACATCGAGCGCGCAATTAGCGGCGCTGTATCGGTCCGAGGATTTGGAAGGGCGGCTCATCGTCGCCGCCGTCAATTTGGGCGACCGCCGCATCGCCGGCTTCAAGTCCGAAGTGCTGGTGCTCGGCGCGCCCGACGACGAAGGCCGCGTCGTCCTGCTGGCGCTGGACCGCGACGTTCCGATCGGCGGCCGGATCTTTTGA
- a CDS encoding type II secretion system protein, whose translation MKTSRGFTLIELLVVIAVIAILAAILFPAFAQAREKGRQTACASNEKQLSLAVLMYAQDNDETLPPTAIVDGGGNTVLWPDELESYVKNRQVRFCPSDGQETVNSYGLSEMNFSDLTDTDKDPPKTLAQFQAPASTVMLGELGVGAIGNLNDVTTQRLGAYKLTAPDVDLNDQFDARPSARHFSRANLAFMDGHVKAMRLDQFYIGQTPPDKWFCADPDNAAGCVGD comes from the coding sequence ATGAAAACGTCCCGAGGCTTCACTCTGATTGAGCTTCTCGTAGTGATAGCAGTCATCGCGATTCTCGCGGCGATTCTCTTTCCCGCCTTCGCGCAGGCGCGGGAAAAGGGACGTCAAACGGCGTGCGCGTCGAATGAGAAGCAGCTCTCGCTCGCCGTCTTGATGTACGCTCAGGACAACGACGAGACATTGCCGCCCACGGCGATTGTGGATGGCGGCGGCAATACCGTCCTGTGGCCCGACGAGCTGGAGAGCTATGTCAAGAATCGGCAAGTCCGCTTCTGCCCATCGGATGGGCAAGAAACCGTCAATTCCTACGGACTGAGTGAGATGAACTTTTCGGATCTTACCGATACCGACAAGGACCCGCCGAAAACCCTGGCGCAGTTTCAAGCGCCCGCCAGCACCGTCATGCTTGGAGAGCTAGGTGTGGGGGCCATCGGGAATCTCAACGACGTGACCACCCAGCGCCTCGGCGCTTATAAGCTGACGGCGCCCGATGTCGATCTTAACGACCAGTTCGACGCCCGCCCGTCCGCGCGTCATTTTTCGCGCGCCAACCTCGCCTTTATGGACGGGCATGTCAAGGCCATGCGCCTCGATCAGTTTTACATCGGACAAACGCCCCCCGACAAGTGGTTCTGCGCGGATCCCGACAACGCCGCCGGCTGCGTCGGCGATTAG
- a CDS encoding Fpg/Nei family DNA glycosylase, with amino-acid sequence MPEGDTLFRAATVLRRALLNKTVTRFDSSVELVAGVAARQPIPGRTIHAVEARGKHLLIVFRDPQDMGSEPLPVPEALKLDLLRSDLVLHTHLRMTGSWHIYRPGEAWRKPAHYAKVVVATEDFVAPCFSAPVVELLSGRETARHPQLAALGPDAMTEAFDPSEARARLRRHADVPLGVALMNQRAMAGVGNVYKSEVMFLQRLSPFAPLKDLPDEQLDAVIAVSHKLMRANETNGARRTRFGLDQSQRLWVYGRSGEPCRQCGTTILMRRQGLDGRSTYYCPQCQNVAPFSGNTGAASAIEDNEETHQR; translated from the coding sequence ATGCCTGAAGGCGACACACTTTTTCGCGCGGCGACCGTTCTGCGCCGCGCCCTGTTGAACAAGACCGTCACTCGCTTCGACAGCTCCGTCGAGCTCGTCGCCGGCGTCGCGGCGCGTCAACCCATTCCCGGACGGACAATTCACGCCGTCGAGGCGCGCGGCAAGCATCTCCTGATCGTCTTTCGCGATCCTCAGGACATGGGCTCCGAGCCGCTGCCGGTCCCCGAAGCTCTCAAGCTCGATTTGCTTCGAAGCGACCTCGTGCTGCATACCCATCTCCGCATGACGGGGTCGTGGCATATCTACCGGCCGGGCGAGGCGTGGCGCAAGCCCGCGCATTACGCCAAGGTCGTGGTGGCGACGGAAGATTTCGTGGCGCCGTGCTTCAGCGCTCCGGTCGTGGAGCTGCTGTCCGGGCGGGAGACGGCGCGGCATCCGCAGCTCGCGGCGCTGGGGCCGGACGCCATGACGGAGGCGTTCGATCCGAGCGAAGCCAGAGCGCGCCTGCGCCGTCACGCCGACGTTCCTCTGGGAGTCGCGCTGATGAACCAGCGCGCGATGGCGGGAGTGGGAAATGTCTACAAATCCGAGGTAATGTTCCTGCAGCGGCTTTCGCCGTTCGCGCCGCTCAAGGATCTGCCCGACGAACAATTGGACGCCGTGATCGCCGTAAGTCACAAATTGATGCGGGCGAATGAGACGAATGGGGCGCGGCGCACCCGCTTCGGCCTCGATCAAAGCCAGCGCCTCTGGGTGTATGGACGCAGCGGCGAGCCATGCCGTCAGTGCGGGACGACGATCTTGATGCGGCGCCAGGGACTCGACGGGCGCTCCACCTATTATTGTCCGCAATGCCAGAACGTCGCGCCGTTCTCCGGGAACACAGGCGCGGCGTCCGCGATTGAAGACAATGAGGAGACACATCAACGATGA
- a CDS encoding NADPH:quinone reductase: protein MKAIRFYDYGGPEVLKYEDAPDPTPGPGQVLIRTRAIGVNPFETYIRAGIYGPVPLPNILGVDAAGMVESVGEGVTEFTPGQRVYVIGAPGTYAELVLADHAKTFPLLETLTFSQGAAIGVPYGTAHRALFHRGKAQAGETVLIHGASGGVGTAAVQLARAAGLTVFGTAGTEKGLAMIRDEGAHQAFNHKDPDYLDKIKAETDGKGVDLILEMLANVNLPHDLELLAKYGRVAVVGSRGGVEINPRSTMPKETDIRGVTLMNATTDDLRAMHAEIGEGLKNGGLNPIIGQEIPLAEAARAHEAVMQDGAHGKIALIP, encoded by the coding sequence ATGAAAGCGATCCGATTTTACGATTACGGCGGCCCCGAGGTTCTCAAATACGAAGACGCTCCCGACCCGACGCCCGGACCGGGGCAAGTATTGATCCGAACGCGCGCCATCGGCGTCAATCCGTTTGAAACTTATATCCGCGCCGGCATCTACGGCCCGGTCCCGCTGCCCAATATTCTGGGCGTCGACGCCGCCGGCATGGTGGAATCCGTCGGCGAAGGCGTCACGGAGTTTACGCCCGGGCAGCGCGTCTATGTCATTGGCGCGCCGGGGACCTACGCCGAACTCGTCCTCGCCGACCACGCAAAGACATTTCCCTTACTCGAAACGCTGACCTTCTCGCAGGGCGCCGCCATCGGAGTCCCCTACGGAACGGCGCACCGGGCGCTGTTCCACCGGGGCAAGGCGCAGGCGGGCGAAACCGTCTTAATCCACGGCGCCAGCGGCGGCGTCGGCACGGCGGCCGTACAGCTTGCCCGAGCCGCCGGCCTCACCGTCTTCGGCACCGCCGGGACCGAGAAGGGCCTGGCGATGATCCGCGACGAAGGCGCGCATCAGGCGTTCAATCACAAAGACCCGGATTATTTGGACAAGATCAAGGCGGAGACCGACGGCAAAGGCGTCGATCTGATCCTGGAGATGCTGGCGAACGTCAACCTGCCGCACGATCTGGAACTGCTCGCGAAGTACGGTCGCGTGGCGGTGGTGGGCAGCCGGGGCGGCGTCGAGATCAATCCACGCAGCACCATGCCCAAAGAAACGGACATTCGCGGCGTCACCCTGATGAACGCCACCACGGACGATCTGCGGGCGATGCACGCGGAAATCGGCGAGGGCCTGAAGAACGGCGGGCTCAATCCCATCATCGGCCAGGAAATCCCCCTCGCCGAAGCAGCCCGCGCCCACGAAGCGGTGATGCAGGATGGCGCGCACGGAAAGATCGCGCTGATTCCGTAG
- a CDS encoding SMI1/KNR4 family protein, whose amino-acid sequence MAESYWEFYRALVKRLMPVLKKGDGYSEEEIARAEARIGCRLPNLLREFYLLAGKREDINAVFERLLTPDEMERHGDVLAFYDENQSVCFWGVDIHDPRVEDPKVLRADNVSALIWEEDLPRLSEFLTAMLFLQAVNGGMRYCGVGAASSDKIAQAEGAWEAFHIGGVWKDRVLVRDGQALFISGDGVHPEVYAGARSLRKFLDLTRQFGAEWGYCTLDDE is encoded by the coding sequence TTGGCGGAGTCTTATTGGGAATTTTATCGCGCGCTCGTCAAGCGTTTGATGCCCGTTTTGAAGAAGGGCGATGGGTATTCAGAGGAGGAGATAGCGCGCGCGGAGGCGCGGATTGGATGCCGGCTGCCGAACCTGCTGCGCGAGTTTTACCTGCTGGCGGGAAAGCGGGAGGACATCAACGCCGTCTTTGAACGTCTGCTCACGCCGGACGAAATGGAGCGCCACGGCGACGTGTTGGCGTTTTATGACGAAAACCAGAGCGTTTGCTTTTGGGGAGTCGATATCCACGATCCCCGCGTGGAAGATCCGAAAGTTCTGCGCGCCGACAACGTGAGCGCGCTGATTTGGGAGGAGGATCTGCCGCGGCTCTCCGAGTTCCTCACGGCGATGCTGTTTCTGCAAGCCGTGAACGGCGGAATGCGCTACTGTGGCGTTGGAGCGGCGTCCTCCGACAAAATCGCGCAGGCCGAAGGCGCATGGGAAGCGTTCCATATCGGCGGCGTATGGAAGGACCGGGTGCTCGTGCGTGACGGACAAGCACTGTTCATCAGTGGCGACGGCGTCCATCCGGAAGTCTACGCCGGGGCGCGGTCCCTGCGGAAATTTTTGGACCTCACACGGCAATTCGGCGCGGAGTGGGGCTATTGCACGCTGGACGACGAATGA
- a CDS encoding CapA family protein has translation MGWSRVWRVLAAACLILAALAGLIAAPRGHAGKLSDSATAAQETAITISAVGDCVLGSDDRFRPALSFNHYRRDLGKPDDYFFSGVREVLAKDDLTIANAECVIAGYDRRVEKPSQHGGEFWFRGDAQNARIFAAGSVEAVNLANNHSFDYGEEGLKETISNLERAGVAPFGCGVSQILIRKGVRIGLLGYCVMGPLEQGVDEGALDAQIASDLASMRAKADLIIVTFHWGVEKDYQPTEQQQRLGRFAVDHGADLVLGHHPHVLQPVEVYKGVSIVYSLGDFVYGGSSRVGDRATMIFQQTFDFTGAGFRLTGRSSHQIPCFVHEDGWNDYRPILASRPSGSPNVVEPTPSDFVRLDTYVPSVVLDLRYATDANAYHHRFYQRPLCYLRRPAADRLRVAAAAAAREGLRLKVWDAYRPASTQRRLQRYVSDPRWIAQGVSNHTRGVALDVTLIDAAGKELDMGTGFDEFSPRACWNAEDLTPLQSANRWRLLAIMTGAGFHALATEWWHFDAPESRRYPAVDVSI, from the coding sequence ATGGGATGGAGTAGAGTTTGGCGAGTTTTGGCGGCGGCGTGTCTGATCCTCGCGGCCCTGGCCGGGCTGATCGCCGCGCCGCGCGGTCATGCGGGGAAGCTTTCGGATTCGGCGACTGCGGCGCAGGAGACGGCGATTACGATCAGCGCGGTGGGGGACTGCGTGCTGGGATCGGATGATCGGTTTCGCCCGGCGCTGTCTTTCAATCACTATCGCCGCGATCTCGGGAAGCCCGACGATTACTTTTTCAGCGGCGTGCGGGAGGTTCTGGCGAAGGATGATTTGACCATCGCGAACGCCGAGTGCGTGATCGCGGGTTATGACCGGCGTGTCGAGAAACCCAGCCAGCACGGCGGCGAGTTCTGGTTTCGCGGCGACGCCCAGAACGCGCGGATCTTTGCGGCGGGCAGCGTGGAGGCGGTGAACCTCGCCAACAACCATAGCTTCGATTACGGTGAGGAGGGCCTCAAAGAGACGATTTCCAACCTGGAGCGCGCCGGGGTGGCGCCGTTCGGGTGCGGGGTTTCGCAGATTTTGATCCGTAAAGGCGTCAGGATCGGCCTGCTCGGCTACTGTGTGATGGGGCCGCTGGAGCAAGGGGTGGATGAGGGGGCGCTGGATGCTCAAATCGCCTCGGATCTCGCGTCGATGCGCGCGAAGGCCGACCTTATAATCGTGACGTTCCATTGGGGCGTGGAGAAAGATTATCAGCCGACCGAGCAGCAGCAGCGTCTCGGCCGCTTCGCGGTCGATCACGGGGCCGATCTGGTCCTGGGCCACCATCCCCACGTGCTCCAGCCGGTCGAAGTCTATAAAGGCGTCTCCATCGTCTATAGCCTCGGCGACTTCGTTTACGGCGGCTCATCGCGCGTCGGCGACCGCGCCACAATGATCTTCCAGCAGACGTTCGACTTCACCGGCGCGGGTTTTCGCCTGACGGGCCGATCGTCCCATCAAATCCCCTGTTTCGTCCACGAGGACGGCTGGAACGATTACCGTCCCATCCTCGCCTCGCGGCCGTCCGGCAGCCCCAATGTTGTAGAACCGACTCCGTCCGACTTCGTGCGCCTCGATACTTACGTTCCGAGCGTTGTTCTGGACCTGCGCTACGCCACGGACGCCAACGCTTACCATCACCGGTTCTATCAGCGCCCTCTCTGTTATCTGCGCCGCCCGGCGGCGGACCGTCTGCGTGTGGCCGCCGCAGCGGCGGCTCGCGAGGGCCTGCGTCTGAAAGTCTGGGACGCCTATCGCCCAGCGTCGACGCAGCGGCGGCTTCAGCGATATGTCTCCGACCCGCGCTGGATCGCGCAGGGCGTCTCCAATCATACTCGCGGCGTTGCGTTGGATGTGACGCTGATCGACGCCGCCGGTAAAGAGCTGGATATGGGAACGGGCTTCGATGAGTTCTCTCCGCGCGCCTGCTGGAACGCCGAAGATTTGACGCCGCTGCAAAGCGCAAACCGCTGGCGGCTGCTCGCCATCATGACCGGCGCCGGGTTCCACGCGCTTGCGACCGAATGGTGGCATTTCGACGCCCCGGAGAGCCGGCGTTACCCGGCGGTGGATGTGTCGATTTGA